One Curtobacterium sp. MCLR17_007 DNA window includes the following coding sequences:
- a CDS encoding SIP domain-containing protein, producing the protein MPMTDGQPSERVMIAGAVEDLAEIHRRLVVLSEGAYGQVFVEVALAEQVRILPAPPRVTVTWLVRTERPSVVPPLCFADHGEALATAVVAWASEWCRPDSEPRTSVWIGCSDSVWIEQARAAVQLELSDAGQQVQVEFGE; encoded by the coding sequence ATGCCGATGACGGACGGACAGCCGAGCGAGCGGGTGATGATCGCCGGCGCCGTCGAGGACCTGGCGGAGATCCACCGCCGGCTGGTCGTCCTGTCCGAAGGCGCCTACGGGCAGGTGTTCGTCGAGGTCGCCCTCGCCGAACAGGTCCGCATCCTGCCGGCCCCACCACGGGTCACCGTCACCTGGCTGGTCCGCACCGAGCGGCCGTCGGTCGTCCCGCCGCTCTGCTTCGCCGACCACGGTGAGGCCCTCGCCACCGCGGTCGTGGCCTGGGCGTCCGAGTGGTGCCGACCCGACAGTGAGCCCCGCACGAGCGTGTGGATCGGCTGCTCGGACAGCGTCTGGATCGAGCAGGCCCGCGCCGCGGTGCAGCTCGAGCTCTCCGACGCCGGCCAGCAGGTCCAGGTCGAGTTCGGCGAGTAG
- a CDS encoding TetR family transcriptional regulator C-terminal domain-containing protein, translating into MIVRAARSVIVRNGLGATGLRDIAAEAGVSVGTVTYHFASVAEILNEVVVLETERFYGAIVAAVDAEPDPVQALRMLVAPLFDDSEQVRQHWRIWSDYWTAVARRPEVAEEYAERIRVWEACLVRVVRRGVDDGTFDRGPGGIDPATVALKTAAYSDGVATQIAQNAPGLSNAVALTWMWEFLALQLGLVPGTLRS; encoded by the coding sequence ATGATCGTCCGAGCCGCACGTTCGGTGATCGTGCGCAACGGCCTCGGGGCGACCGGGCTGCGCGACATCGCGGCCGAGGCCGGGGTGTCCGTCGGAACGGTCACGTACCACTTCGCCAGCGTCGCCGAGATCCTCAACGAGGTCGTCGTGCTCGAGACCGAGCGGTTCTACGGAGCGATCGTCGCGGCCGTCGACGCCGAGCCCGACCCGGTGCAGGCCCTGCGGATGCTCGTCGCGCCGCTGTTCGACGACAGCGAGCAGGTCCGGCAGCACTGGCGGATCTGGTCCGACTACTGGACCGCCGTCGCACGTCGTCCCGAGGTCGCCGAGGAGTACGCCGAGCGCATCCGGGTCTGGGAGGCATGTCTGGTCCGGGTCGTCCGTCGTGGGGTCGACGACGGCACGTTCGACCGCGGTCCGGGCGGCATCGACCCGGCCACCGTGGCGCTGAAGACCGCGGCGTACAGCGACGGCGTCGCGACCCAGATCGCCCAGAACGCACCGGGGCTGTCGAACGCGGTCGCGCTGACGTGGATGTGGGAGTTCCTGGCCCTCCAACTCGGGCTTGTCCCGGGGACCCTGCGGTCCTAG